A genomic window from Rhizobium sp. 007 includes:
- a CDS encoding MgtC/SapB family protein, whose translation MEHLEIFQRLGVALAIGLLVGVERGWQERDVRAGGRTAGIRTFALTGFLGGIAGTLHSVIGPFLPATIAALLGLVYITGNWLETQEDEDYSITSVVAALAVFGLGVLAAVGDIVTAAASGVVMTIILAARHSLHGFLRGMTWPELRSALVLLAMTVVALPLLPDRPLDPWGALNPFSLWVLTITIAALSFAGYLAIKLTGTTRGILLAGAAGGLVSSTALTLSFARYSKQAPQGSTHLAAGAAVAGALSFARVLVIGSAFSLDLLAPLAAGLIPAIIGFMIAGVFWVWRSGSAREVPEIELKNPFELRMVFSFAALLGLISLISKMAIDYIGASALYAVAAISGLVDVDAITLSTARLMGTAINVKTAADVILIAVAVNVITKAVLAFTAGTREYGVALALASAVAVAMGGIAYFVLRSLMPV comes from the coding sequence ATGGAACATCTCGAAATCTTTCAGCGTCTCGGCGTGGCGCTTGCGATTGGCCTGCTTGTCGGCGTCGAGCGGGGCTGGCAGGAGCGCGACGTCCGGGCGGGCGGCAGGACAGCAGGTATCCGCACATTCGCCCTCACTGGTTTTCTCGGCGGAATAGCCGGGACGCTGCATTCGGTGATCGGTCCCTTCCTGCCGGCAACGATCGCGGCACTGCTTGGCCTCGTCTATATAACGGGGAATTGGCTGGAGACCCAGGAAGACGAAGATTACAGCATAACCTCGGTCGTGGCTGCGCTGGCGGTTTTCGGGCTTGGCGTTCTCGCCGCTGTCGGTGACATCGTGACTGCGGCTGCAAGCGGCGTCGTGATGACGATAATTCTTGCCGCGCGCCACAGCCTGCATGGCTTTCTGAGAGGTATGACCTGGCCGGAGCTTCGCTCTGCGCTGGTGCTGCTTGCCATGACCGTGGTTGCCCTACCGCTGCTTCCGGACAGGCCGCTCGACCCTTGGGGCGCGCTCAACCCTTTTTCCCTCTGGGTGCTGACCATTACCATCGCAGCACTTTCCTTTGCCGGCTATCTCGCAATCAAGCTGACTGGCACGACTCGTGGCATCCTGCTGGCAGGGGCTGCCGGGGGACTGGTTTCTTCCACTGCGCTGACGCTCTCCTTCGCACGTTATTCCAAGCAAGCGCCTCAGGGTTCGACACATCTGGCGGCCGGGGCGGCCGTTGCTGGAGCCTTGTCCTTTGCCCGTGTTCTTGTCATCGGCAGCGCCTTCTCGCTCGACTTGCTCGCTCCGCTTGCAGCCGGCCTGATCCCGGCGATCATCGGCTTCATGATTGCGGGCGTCTTCTGGGTTTGGCGTTCCGGCTCCGCGAGAGAGGTGCCGGAAATTGAGCTGAAGAACCCGTTCGAACTTCGCATGGTCTTCTCTTTCGCCGCGCTGCTTGGGTTGATCAGCCTGATATCGAAGATGGCAATCGACTATATCGGCGCGTCGGCACTTTACGCCGTGGCCGCGATCTCCGGGCTGGTCGATGTGGACGCCATCACACTTTCGACGGCGCGCCTTATGGGCACGGCGATCAATGTCAAAACCGCCGCCGACGTCATCCTGATTGCGGTCGCCGTCAATGTCATAACAAAGGCGGTGCTGGCCTTCACCGCCGGTACGCGGGAGTATGGCGTCGCCTTGGCTTTGGCGTCAGCAGTCGCGGTTGCCATGGGAGGCATCGCCTATTTTGTGCTCCGCAGCCTTATGCCCGTCTAG
- a CDS encoding orotate phosphoribosyltransferase: MIHTTFPDRAVMAELVAKMLWEIRAVHFNAAQPYKLSSGMASPVYIDCRKLLSFPRIRSTVMDFAAGVVLRDAGFEQFDCIAGGETAGIPFAALLADRLGLPMIYVRKQPKGHGRNAQIEGNMPEGSRVLVIEDLTTAGGSMFKFIDAVRAAGGIVDHGIALFYYGIFDEGALRFADGKVKLHYIATWRDVLAVAKAQELFDEKTLSEVEAFLDAPLAWSGRNGGVSSL; this comes from the coding sequence ATGATCCACACGACATTTCCCGACCGCGCCGTCATGGCCGAACTGGTGGCGAAGATGCTCTGGGAGATCAGGGCGGTCCATTTCAACGCCGCCCAGCCCTACAAGCTCTCCTCCGGCATGGCGAGCCCGGTCTATATCGATTGCCGCAAGCTGCTCTCTTTCCCGCGAATCCGTTCCACGGTGATGGACTTCGCCGCAGGCGTCGTCCTTCGTGACGCCGGTTTCGAGCAGTTCGATTGCATTGCCGGCGGCGAGACGGCGGGGATTCCCTTCGCCGCGTTGCTTGCCGATCGTCTCGGCCTGCCGATGATCTATGTGCGCAAACAGCCGAAGGGTCACGGCCGCAATGCGCAGATCGAAGGCAATATGCCGGAAGGTTCGCGCGTGCTTGTCATCGAGGATCTGACGACGGCGGGCGGCAGCATGTTCAAGTTCATCGATGCCGTCCGCGCGGCTGGCGGCATCGTTGATCACGGTATTGCACTCTTCTACTACGGCATCTTTGACGAAGGCGCGCTGCGCTTTGCTGACGGGAAGGTGAAGCTACATTACATCGCTACCTGGCGTGACGTTCTGGCTGTTGCGAAAGCGCAGGAGCTTTTCGACGAGAAGACGCTCAGCGAAGTGGAAGCCTTCCTCGACGCGCCGCTCGCCTGGTCGGGCCGCAACGGCGGCGTTTCGTCGCTTTAA
- a CDS encoding carbohydrate kinase: MILCCGEALIDMLPRETTLGEKSFAPYAGGAIFNTAIALGRLGVPTSFFTGIADDMMGDILRETLVASNVDFSLCAISPRPSTLAFVKLVNGQATYAFYDEGTAGRMITKDDLPVLGDDCEALHFGAISLIPSPCGETYETLLDREAGKRVISLDPNIRPGFIKNKEAHMARIKRMAAKSDIVKFSDEDLEWFGLEASHDDLAAHWLKHGAKLVVITKGAEGASGYTKDRKVVVPSQRVTVVDTVGAGDTFDAGILASLKMDNLLTKAQVASLDEKALHNALSLGAKAAAVTVSRAGANPPWSHEIGL, encoded by the coding sequence ATGATTTTGTGCTGTGGCGAAGCGTTGATCGACATGCTGCCGCGGGAGACAACGCTCGGCGAGAAGAGCTTCGCGCCCTATGCCGGCGGAGCGATCTTCAACACGGCGATTGCGCTCGGCAGGCTTGGCGTTCCGACGTCCTTCTTTACCGGCATCGCCGATGACATGATGGGCGATATCCTGCGCGAGACGCTGGTCGCCAGCAATGTCGATTTCAGCCTTTGCGCCATATCGCCCCGCCCGTCGACGCTCGCATTCGTTAAGCTGGTGAACGGACAGGCGACTTATGCCTTCTACGATGAAGGCACGGCCGGCCGCATGATCACCAAAGACGACCTGCCGGTCCTCGGCGACGATTGTGAGGCGCTACATTTCGGCGCGATCAGCCTGATTCCGAGTCCCTGCGGCGAGACGTACGAGACGCTACTCGATCGAGAGGCCGGAAAGCGCGTCATCTCGCTCGATCCGAACATCCGCCCCGGCTTCATCAAGAACAAGGAAGCCCACATGGCGCGCATCAAGCGCATGGCGGCGAAATCCGATATCGTCAAGTTTTCCGACGAGGATCTCGAATGGTTTGGCCTTGAAGCCAGCCACGACGATCTGGCGGCCCACTGGCTGAAGCATGGCGCCAAGCTCGTCGTCATCACCAAGGGCGCTGAAGGCGCGTCGGGCTACACCAAGGATCGCAAGGTCGTTGTGCCGAGCCAGCGCGTCACCGTGGTCGACACGGTTGGTGCGGGCGATACATTCGATGCGGGCATCCTCGCTTCGCTGAAGATGGACAATCTTCTGACCAAGGCGCAGGTTGCCTCCCTCGACGAAAAGGCGCTGCACAACGCCCTGTCGCTTGGGGCAAAGGCCGCGGCCGTCACCGTTTCGCGCGCCGGCGCCAATCCGCCCTGGTCGCACGAAATCGGCCTTTGA
- a CDS encoding alpha/beta hydrolase: MSVMDDELKIFEAEGAPPLPTAASAGVVEHDGASIWYATYGNGPAVILLHGGLGNSGNWGYQVPALIESGRQVVVIDSRGHGRSTRDSQPYEYELMATDVLEIMDHLELAKAALVGWSDGACTALILADQHPDRVSGVFFFACNMDPSGTKEFVATPVIDRCFSRHRKDYQALSATPDQFDAFVQDVSRMMATEPNYTASDLARIKVPVAVVLGERDEFIKPEHADYLARNIPDAELILLPDVGHFAPLQRPEHFNREVLGFLDRLA, from the coding sequence ATGAGTGTGATGGACGACGAGCTCAAGATTTTTGAGGCAGAGGGCGCGCCACCGCTGCCGACGGCGGCATCCGCAGGTGTCGTCGAGCATGACGGCGCCAGTATCTGGTACGCGACTTACGGGAACGGTCCTGCGGTGATCCTGCTGCATGGCGGGCTTGGTAACAGCGGCAATTGGGGCTACCAAGTGCCGGCATTGATCGAGTCCGGCCGGCAGGTTGTGGTCATCGACAGCCGGGGGCATGGCCGCAGCACGCGCGATAGCCAGCCGTATGAGTACGAGTTGATGGCAACGGACGTTCTGGAAATCATGGATCATCTAGAGCTCGCCAAAGCAGCGCTCGTCGGCTGGAGTGATGGCGCCTGCACGGCACTCATCCTTGCCGATCAGCATCCGGACCGCGTCTCCGGCGTCTTCTTCTTCGCGTGCAATATGGATCCGAGCGGCACGAAAGAGTTTGTCGCGACACCGGTCATCGATCGCTGCTTCAGCCGGCACAGGAAGGACTATCAGGCACTATCGGCAACACCCGATCAGTTCGATGCCTTTGTTCAGGACGTCAGCAGGATGATGGCGACCGAGCCCAACTACACAGCGAGCGATCTCGCGCGGATCAAGGTGCCAGTCGCGGTCGTGCTGGGTGAGCGCGACGAATTCATCAAGCCCGAGCATGCCGACTATCTCGCGCGCAACATCCCTGATGCGGAGCTCATCCTGCTGCCCGATGTCGGCCACTTCGCGCCACTGCAGCGGCCCGAGCACTTCAATCGCGAAGTCCTCGGCTTTCTTGATCGGCTTGCGTAG
- a CDS encoding type II toxin-antitoxin system HicB family antitoxin — protein MNTMTYNGYHARIEFDAEDEVFFGKIAGISDVIGFHGDSVSEIKKAFHEAVDDYVETCKTIGKEPQKPYSGKMMFRVAPEVHRRAALAAELSGKSLNQWAEEALEEAAEHFVEARLSA, from the coding sequence ATGAACACCATGACTTACAACGGCTACCACGCTCGCATCGAATTTGACGCTGAGGACGAAGTATTTTTTGGCAAGATTGCAGGTATTTCCGATGTCATCGGCTTTCACGGTGACAGCGTCTCTGAAATTAAGAAAGCCTTTCATGAGGCTGTCGATGATTACGTCGAGACATGCAAGACAATAGGAAAAGAGCCTCAGAAACCCTATTCTGGCAAGATGATGTTTCGTGTCGCTCCTGAAGTGCACCGCCGAGCAGCTCTTGCTGCCGAGCTTTCAGGAAAGAGCCTCAATCAGTGGGCGGAAGAAGCACTCGAAGAAGCCGCCGAACACTTTGTCGAGGCTCGTCTATCGGCCTAG
- a CDS encoding type II toxin-antitoxin system HicA family toxin produces the protein MNSKQRKTLAAVFKDPVSGTIEWTAIENLLVAAGANVIEGNGSRVKFEKDGIIASFHRPHLDKEAKRYQVRDAREFLTQIGATP, from the coding sequence ATGAACAGCAAGCAGAGAAAGACTCTCGCGGCCGTCTTCAAGGATCCGGTCTCTGGAACCATTGAATGGACGGCAATCGAGAACCTGCTTGTAGCTGCCGGGGCGAATGTAATCGAGGGAAACGGCTCTCGCGTTAAGTTCGAAAAAGACGGCATCATTGCGAGCTTCCATCGACCTCACCTGGACAAGGAAGCGAAGCGCTATCAGGTGCGCGATGCTCGCGAGTTCCTGACCCAGATTGGAGCAACACCATGA
- a CDS encoding PQQ-dependent sugar dehydrogenase produces MNVFSPKAGFLSARIGFLALASVATVASGVALGPARAELLARVPAAREMAVCGDILFVGTKGSSVYAVPFSGGLARRVASGFSAPNGVACSRGRLFVASRNSVTAFNIGRGGALSGRRDIRRDLPNSGAHSFRYIAVGPDSRLYVSLGSPCNICLPRGLQGTIVSMDQDGSDLRRVAWGVRNSVGFDWRGGTMFFTDNGADRMGDDIPPDELNALQPGGFYGFPFFGGQIRLKGFEDASPPARQISPVFNFQAHVATLGIHFFRSLGGDALVAEHGSWDRSVPVGRQVVRVRFQGGRPVSATTFARGVGRPVDVKEAPDGSVLVSDDAGGAIYVFRR; encoded by the coding sequence ATGAACGTCTTTTCCCCTAAAGCCGGATTTCTCTCCGCTAGAATTGGATTTCTCGCGCTCGCCTCCGTCGCGACTGTCGCCTCCGGCGTGGCCCTCGGCCCGGCGCGGGCCGAGCTGCTCGCACGTGTTCCCGCCGCGCGCGAAATGGCGGTCTGCGGCGACATATTGTTCGTCGGGACCAAAGGTTCCTCGGTCTATGCCGTGCCATTCTCCGGCGGCCTCGCCCGGCGGGTTGCCTCCGGATTCTCCGCTCCGAACGGAGTCGCATGCTCCCGCGGTCGTTTGTTCGTTGCTTCGAGGAACAGCGTAACCGCGTTCAACATCGGGCGTGGGGGCGCTCTGAGCGGTAGGCGTGATATTCGTCGAGACTTGCCGAATTCGGGAGCCCACAGTTTTCGCTATATCGCCGTCGGTCCCGATTCCCGGCTCTATGTCTCGTTGGGATCGCCTTGCAACATTTGCTTGCCGCGCGGGCTGCAAGGCACGATCGTCAGCATGGACCAGGACGGGTCCGACCTTCGACGAGTGGCCTGGGGTGTGCGCAATTCGGTCGGCTTCGACTGGCGCGGCGGCACGATGTTCTTTACCGACAACGGCGCCGACCGAATGGGCGACGATATCCCACCAGACGAGCTGAACGCGCTGCAGCCCGGCGGCTTTTACGGCTTTCCCTTTTTCGGAGGCCAGATCCGGCTCAAAGGGTTCGAGGACGCGTCGCCGCCCGCGCGGCAGATTTCGCCCGTCTTCAACTTTCAGGCACATGTCGCAACCTTGGGAATCCATTTTTTCCGCAGCCTCGGCGGCGACGCCCTGGTTGCCGAGCACGGCAGTTGGGATAGGTCTGTTCCGGTCGGCCGTCAGGTAGTGCGGGTGCGCTTCCAAGGGGGGCGCCCCGTCTCCGCGACGACTTTCGCCAGAGGCGTCGGACGGCCCGTGGACGTCAAGGAGGCGCCGGATGGTTCCGTCCTCGTATCCGACGACGCCGGAGGCGCGATTTACGTCTTCAGGCGGTGA
- a CDS encoding nucleotidyltransferase domain-containing protein encodes MDMIPTEGFDAAVTLTDHLDHLPDKKRRELARVLQILFFEVEQFRATKLSAKKAAGKVLMVILYGSYARGDWVEDRSSGYRSDYDLLIVVNTKSFAGEHELWETLEERLLQEQISHRIETPVIPIVHCLSDVNDQLSRGRPFFTDIAKDGIVLYEEPGHPLAQPKALTPGEAKAEAQRYFDKWFVDAFYCVRQAENAVADQMSNHAAFDLHQATERFYHCVLLTLTLYSPKSHRIKVLRSQAESADARLVSAWPRDTRSARRSFVSCCRGLMSRRAIRRDTRSVMMSCNGLLRA; translated from the coding sequence ATGGATATGATTCCCACCGAAGGCTTCGACGCGGCAGTGACCCTGACAGACCATCTCGACCATCTGCCCGACAAGAAGCGACGGGAGCTTGCCCGGGTTCTGCAAATCCTGTTTTTCGAGGTCGAGCAGTTCCGCGCTACCAAGCTGTCCGCCAAGAAGGCGGCCGGCAAGGTCCTCATGGTCATCCTTTACGGCTCCTATGCCCGCGGCGACTGGGTCGAGGATCGCTCAAGCGGCTACCGTTCCGACTATGACCTTCTCATCGTCGTCAACACCAAGAGCTTTGCCGGGGAGCATGAGCTGTGGGAGACGCTGGAAGAACGGTTGCTGCAGGAGCAGATCAGCCACCGGATCGAAACACCGGTGATCCCGATCGTGCACTGCCTTTCAGACGTCAACGACCAGCTTTCGCGCGGTCGGCCGTTCTTTACCGACATCGCCAAAGACGGGATCGTGCTCTATGAGGAGCCGGGCCATCCCCTCGCCCAGCCGAAGGCGCTGACACCAGGGGAGGCGAAGGCCGAGGCACAGCGATATTTCGATAAATGGTTTGTCGATGCGTTTTACTGTGTCAGGCAGGCTGAAAATGCTGTTGCCGATCAGATGTCAAATCACGCAGCCTTTGATCTGCATCAGGCCACCGAACGCTTCTACCATTGCGTCTTGTTGACCCTGACCCTCTACAGCCCGAAGTCTCATCGGATCAAGGTACTGCGCTCGCAAGCCGAAAGCGCCGATGCGCGGCTGGTTTCCGCTTGGCCGCGCGACACTCGCTCTGCCCGCCGCTCATTCGTGAGCTGTTGTCGCGGGCTTATGTCGAGGCGCGCTATTCGTCGAGATACACGATCAGTAATGATGAGCTGCAATGGCTTGTTGCGCGCGTGA
- the pgi gene encoding glucose-6-phosphate isomerase has protein sequence MNVIVEQLKSTAAATRATDIRDAFAADPQRFSRFTASLDDLLMDYSKTAVNDEILALLVKLAEEGGVEKKREEMFSGKAINFTEDRAVLHTALRNRSNTAVLVDGKDVMPDVNGVLAAMGKFADGIRSGALKGATGKQITDVVNIGIGGSDLGPVMATLALAPFHDGPRAHFVSNIDGAHIADILKQVQPETTLFIIASKTFTTIETMTNAQTARNFVAKALGEAAVQHHFAAVSTALDKVAAFGITSERVFGFWDWVGGRYSIWSAIGLPLMIAIGPENFGKFLDGAHAMDNHFRKAPVTENLPMLLGLIGFYHRNVLGYPTRAILPYDQRLSRFPAYLQQLDMESNGKGVTIDGTPVESNSGPVVWGEPGTNGQHAFFQLIHQGTSIIPSEFMIAANAFEPELRHQHQLLMANCLAQSEALMKGRTFEEAKAQLTAKGMDDKKADFIAPHRVFTGNRPSITFVYDKLTPYALGRLIALYEHRVFVEGVLFRINSFDQWGVELGKELATGLLPVIEGTESAAGHDSSTQGLVASLAKLAT, from the coding sequence ATGAATGTCATCGTCGAACAGCTGAAGAGCACTGCGGCCGCCACGAGGGCAACCGATATCCGCGACGCCTTCGCGGCCGATCCGCAGCGCTTCTCGCGCTTCACCGCCTCGCTCGACGACCTTTTGATGGACTATTCAAAGACCGCCGTGAACGACGAAATCCTGGCGCTTCTTGTCAAGCTCGCAGAAGAAGGCGGTGTGGAGAAGAAGCGCGAGGAAATGTTTTCCGGCAAGGCGATCAACTTCACAGAAGACCGCGCCGTTCTACACACTGCACTTCGCAACCGCTCCAACACGGCGGTGCTGGTCGACGGCAAGGATGTGATGCCGGATGTCAACGGCGTTCTCGCCGCCATGGGCAAGTTCGCCGACGGCATCCGCTCCGGCGCGCTGAAGGGCGCGACGGGCAAGCAGATCACCGACGTCGTCAATATCGGGATCGGCGGCTCGGACCTCGGCCCGGTCATGGCGACGCTGGCGCTCGCGCCCTTCCATGATGGCCCGCGCGCGCATTTCGTCTCCAACATCGACGGCGCCCATATCGCCGACATCCTGAAGCAGGTCCAGCCGGAAACGACGCTCTTCATCATTGCCTCGAAGACCTTCACGACGATCGAGACGATGACCAATGCGCAGACGGCGCGCAATTTCGTCGCCAAGGCGCTGGGTGAGGCTGCGGTGCAGCACCATTTCGCGGCCGTCTCGACGGCGCTCGACAAGGTCGCCGCCTTCGGCATCACGAGCGAACGCGTCTTCGGCTTCTGGGATTGGGTCGGTGGCCGCTATTCCATCTGGTCGGCCATCGGCCTGCCGCTGATGATCGCGATCGGACCGGAAAACTTCGGCAAGTTCCTCGACGGCGCGCATGCAATGGACAACCATTTCCGTAAGGCTCCGGTTACCGAAAACCTGCCGATGCTGCTCGGCCTCATCGGCTTTTACCATCGCAATGTGCTGGGGTATCCCACCCGTGCGATCCTGCCCTACGACCAGCGCCTTTCGCGCTTCCCGGCCTACCTGCAGCAGCTCGACATGGAATCCAACGGCAAGGGTGTGACGATCGACGGCACGCCGGTCGAGAGCAATTCCGGCCCGGTGGTCTGGGGCGAGCCTGGGACCAACGGCCAGCACGCATTCTTCCAACTCATCCACCAGGGAACGAGCATTATTCCCAGTGAATTCATGATCGCCGCCAATGCCTTCGAGCCGGAACTGCGCCACCAGCACCAATTGCTGATGGCCAATTGCCTGGCACAGTCCGAAGCGCTCATGAAGGGCCGCACTTTCGAGGAAGCCAAAGCGCAGCTCACAGCCAAGGGGATGGACGACAAGAAGGCCGATTTCATCGCGCCGCACCGGGTCTTCACCGGCAACCGGCCATCGATCACCTTCGTCTATGATAAACTGACGCCCTATGCGCTCGGCCGCCTGATTGCCCTCTACGAGCATCGCGTATTCGTCGAAGGCGTGCTCTTCCGCATCAACTCCTTCGACCAGTGGGGTGTCGAGCTCGGCAAGGAACTGGCGACCGGCCTGCTGCCGGTTATTGAAGGCACGGAGAGCGCGGCAGGACACGATAGCTCGACTCAGGGGCTTGTTGCATCATTGGCGAAGCTCGCCACGTAA
- a CDS encoding long-chain fatty acid--CoA ligase → MSSISVHPGGSKREKPWLAAYPAIVPAELPPPEHESLADLLDKSCGTYATRVAFSSMGKTLTYRELGEQTRKVAAWLQSIGLQKGDRVAVMMPNVLQNPIAVYGILRAGLVVVNVNPLYTPRELEHQLRDSGAKAIFVLENFARTVEQVLAKTDVRHVVVTSLGEMLGPKGLIVNFVVRKVKKLVPSWSIPQHKTFKQILGEGARKPLQPPAIEGSDIAFLQYTGGTTGVAKGAVLTHQNLLANKRQLQLWLKSAFELKKQPDVLNFMCALPLYHIFALTVNSLMGMSLGAHNILIANPRDIPGFVKEFGKSNVHIFPGLNTLFNALMNNADFAKLDFSSLIMSLGGGMAVQRPVAERWLKMTGSHITEGYGLSETSPVATANRFDSPEFTGSIGLPLPSTDVDIRDENGNSLPLGEIGEICIRGPQVMAGYWQKPEETAKVMTADGFFRSGDMGFMDERGYTKIVDRKKDMILVSGFNVYPNEIEEVAAMHPGIIEAAAIGVPDGHSGEAVKLFVVRKDLALTEADVRAHCAANLTNYKRPRHIEFRTELPKSPVGKILRKDLRG, encoded by the coding sequence ATGAGCAGCATTTCCGTCCATCCAGGTGGCTCGAAGCGGGAAAAACCCTGGCTTGCCGCCTATCCCGCGATCGTTCCGGCCGAACTGCCGCCGCCCGAGCATGAATCGCTGGCGGATCTGCTGGACAAATCCTGCGGGACCTATGCAACCCGTGTTGCCTTTTCGAGCATGGGCAAGACGCTCACCTATCGGGAGCTTGGAGAGCAGACACGCAAGGTCGCAGCCTGGCTGCAAAGCATCGGTCTTCAGAAAGGCGATCGGGTCGCCGTGATGATGCCGAATGTGCTGCAGAACCCTATCGCGGTCTACGGCATCCTGCGCGCCGGCCTGGTCGTCGTGAATGTCAATCCACTCTATACGCCGCGCGAACTGGAACACCAGCTGCGCGATTCAGGCGCCAAGGCGATCTTCGTACTGGAGAACTTCGCCCGCACGGTCGAACAGGTGCTGGCAAAGACCGATGTGCGCCATGTGGTGGTGACTTCGCTTGGCGAAATGCTGGGTCCAAAGGGACTGATCGTCAATTTCGTCGTCCGCAAGGTGAAGAAGCTGGTCCCCTCCTGGTCGATCCCGCAGCACAAGACATTCAAGCAGATCTTGGGCGAAGGTGCACGCAAACCGCTGCAACCGCCGGCCATCGAGGGCAGCGATATCGCCTTCCTTCAATATACCGGCGGCACCACGGGTGTGGCCAAGGGTGCGGTGCTGACACACCAGAACCTGCTTGCCAACAAACGACAGCTGCAGCTTTGGCTGAAATCCGCCTTCGAGCTCAAGAAGCAGCCGGACGTGCTCAACTTCATGTGCGCACTGCCGCTTTATCACATCTTCGCGCTTACGGTGAATTCGCTGATGGGTATGTCGCTCGGCGCGCACAACATTCTGATCGCCAATCCGCGCGACATTCCGGGCTTTGTCAAAGAATTCGGCAAGTCGAACGTCCATATCTTCCCCGGCCTCAACACGCTGTTCAACGCGCTGATGAACAATGCCGATTTCGCCAAGCTCGATTTCTCCTCGCTCATCATGTCGCTGGGCGGCGGCATGGCGGTGCAGCGGCCGGTCGCCGAGCGCTGGCTGAAGATGACGGGCTCGCATATCACCGAGGGCTACGGCCTTTCCGAGACCTCGCCGGTCGCAACCGCCAACCGCTTCGATTCGCCGGAATTCACCGGCTCGATCGGCTTGCCTCTCCCCTCTACCGATGTCGACATCCGCGATGAAAACGGCAATTCCCTGCCGCTCGGCGAGATCGGCGAGATCTGCATCCGCGGCCCGCAGGTGATGGCCGGCTACTGGCAGAAGCCGGAGGAGACCGCGAAGGTGATGACGGCGGACGGCTTTTTCCGCAGCGGCGACATGGGCTTCATGGACGAGCGCGGCTACACCAAGATCGTTGACCGCAAGAAGGACATGATCCTGGTTTCCGGTTTCAACGTCTATCCGAACGAGATCGAGGAAGTCGCCGCCATGCACCCGGGCATCATCGAGGCCGCCGCGATCGGCGTGCCGGATGGCCATTCCGGCGAAGCGGTGAAACTCTTCGTGGTGCGGAAGGACCTGGCGCTGACCGAGGCCGATGTGAGGGCCCATTGTGCCGCCAACCTCACCAACTACAAGCGTCCCCGCCATATCGAATTCCGCACCGAATTGCCGAAATCGCCGGTCGGCAAGATTCTGCGCAAGGACCTGCGCGGCTGA
- a CDS encoding PRC-barrel domain-containing protein, with product MLNEEADVSRDPNVKDTPSLIASDRVEGTRVYGADGKHIGSIERLIIGKQDGRVAYAVMSFGGFLGIGNDHYPLPWEKLNYDTQLDGYRIDLTKEEIENAPSYADDDDNWYNDNSRRIYDYYGVPPYWM from the coding sequence ATGCTCAATGAAGAGGCTGATGTCAGCCGCGATCCCAATGTGAAGGATACTCCGTCGCTGATTGCAAGTGACCGCGTTGAGGGCACTCGTGTCTATGGCGCCGATGGCAAGCACATCGGCTCGATCGAGCGCCTGATCATCGGAAAGCAGGACGGCCGCGTGGCCTATGCCGTGATGAGCTTTGGCGGCTTCCTGGGTATCGGCAACGACCACTACCCGCTGCCTTGGGAAAAGCTGAACTACGACACGCAGCTTGACGGCTACCGTATCGACCTCACGAAGGAGGAGATCGAAAACGCGCCGAGCTACGCGGACGATGACGACAACTGGTACAACGATAATAGCCGCCGAATCTATGACTACTACGGCGTGCCACCTTACTGGATGTAA